In Triticum aestivum cultivar Chinese Spring chromosome 5B, IWGSC CS RefSeq v2.1, whole genome shotgun sequence, the following proteins share a genomic window:
- the LOC123112415 gene encoding uncharacterized protein encodes MGRPRGGKAKESMEAAKNEDAGSAGEEVIPAYKRRGRPQKLLKHDADEEEDTAKVEDDGDGTKEKIAPRKESTGAAGNGGKKRRRQSKRGSESATEEKGGAPARAPTGFRQNGSRRKSTPRRAAEAGVESK; translated from the coding sequence ATGGGCAGGCCTAGAGGTGGGAAGGCCAAGGAATCGATGGAAGCTGCGAAGAACGAGGACGCCGGTAGCGCGGGCGAGGAGGTGATCCCAGCCTACAAGAGGAGGGGACGGCCACAGAAGCTTCTCAAGCACGACGCCGATGAGGAAGAGGACACCGccaaggttgaagacgacggcgacggcacAAAAGAAAAGATTGCGCCACGCAAGGAGTCGACGGGCGCAGCCGGGAACGGAGGGAAGAAGAGGCGGCGGCAGTCGAAGCGCGGCTCGGAGTCAGCAACGGAGGAGAAGGGCGGCGCGCCGGCGAGGGCGCCGACCGGATTCCGGCAGAATGGGAGCCGGCGGAAGAGCACCCCGCGGAGAGCTGCAGAGGCGGGGGTGGAGAGCAAGTGA